A single Nicotiana tabacum cultivar K326 chromosome 5, ASM71507v2, whole genome shotgun sequence DNA region contains:
- the LOC142180573 gene encoding 21 kDa protein-like, with protein sequence MANFSLHFLLLFLFFHCIFVNVTQSVTSQNPANTNFIKTSCKNTLYPSVCIQSLSAYANTIQLSEQQLAQAALSISLKKAKLATDFISKITKIRGLKPREFQAAKDCLSTMNDSVYQLNRSIPELGQSGQLSAGQDFTWHVSNVQTWISAALTDENACLDMFNNPSMDGKIRALVRVRVFAAAQVTSNALALVYHFAERH encoded by the coding sequence ATGGCCAACTTTAGTCTTCACTTTTTGttacttttcttatttttccattGTATTTTTGTCAATGTTACTCAGTCTGTCACGTCCCAAAATCCCGCTAACACAAATTTCATCAAAACCTCATGCAAAAATACTTTATACCCTTCGGTATGTATCCAATCTCTCTCTGCCTACGCAAACACCATTCAACTAAGCGAGCAACAACTCGCTCAAGCAGCATTATCCATTAGTTTAAAAAAAGCCAAACTCGCTACCgattttatttccaaaattacaaaaataagagGATTAAAGCCAAGAGAATTTCAAGCTGCTAAAGATTGTTTATCCACCATGAATGATAGTGTTTATCAACTTAATCGATCGATACCCGAGCTTGGCCAAAGCGGACAATTATCTGCAGGACAAGATTTTACTTGGCATGTTAGTAATGTTCAAACTTGGATTAGTGCTGCACTTACTGATGAAAATGCTTGTCTTGATATGTTTAACAACCCTTCTATGGATGGAAAAATTAGGGCTTTGGTTAGGGTTAGAGTCTTTGCTGCTGCACAAGTTACTAGTAATGCACTTGCTTTGGTTTATCACTTTGCAGAGAGACACTAA